The genomic DNA AAAGGTCGACCTCCATCTCCATAACAATACGCGCTGCATCAGACAGCATCATCCAGACCCGAACATCTGCCGCAATCAACTGCTCCAGAAGGCGCAACGCATAAGCTGCACCTGACGCCCCGGTAACGGCCAATGTAACTGTACTGTCTCTATTCCACTCTGTCACTTCTCGAGTCGCTCCAGTAATTTCTCATGTATGCCGCCAAACCCGCCATTGCTCATAACCAGGATATGGTCTCCCGGAAGAGCCCAATCTGCTACTGACTCTACAATCTGCTCAACAGTTTCAGCTATGGTAACCTGCACTATAGACTCATCCATTGATTTGGCAAGATCCCACTCCAGTGATCCATCATCAACCAGAAAAACCCTGTCTGCACTCTCGAATGAGCCCGCCAGTGATTGTTGATGTACCCCCATACGCATAGTGTTTGAGCGTGGCTCCATAATTGCGAGGATTCGATCCTCCCTCACCTTGCCACGCAGTCCATCAAGTGTCAGTCTGATAGCTGTTGGGTGGTGGGCAAAATCATCGTAGACAGTCACTCCATTCACTGTGCCTTTGACCTCCATGCGACGACGAACATTCCTGAACTCTGCCAGGGCATCAATTGCATGGCGGACCGGTACCCCAGCATGACGTGCTGCGGCTATTGCAGCCAGGGCATTTGATCGGTTATGCCAACCAGTCAGATCCCAGCTCACCTCACCAACAGGTTCTCCCTGCAGTGATACCAGAAAGCGACTCCATGCAGCGTCATCCCTTATGGCATCCCAATCCCCGTCAATTGTCTCTGTCGATGTCCAGCACCCCATATCAATCAATTCATCAACTGCTGTCTCGCCGGCAGGATGGATGATCAGTCCGTTTCCGGGCACAGTGCGTATCTGATGGTGAAACTGTTTCTGGATTGCCGCCAGGTCATCAAATATATCAGCATGGTCAAATTCAAGATTATTGATAATCAGGGTTCTTGGACGATAGTGGACAAACTTGGAGCGTTTATCAAAAAAAGCGGTATCGTACTCATCGGCCTCCACCACAAAAAATGGGGCATTCCCCAACCGGGCGGATACCCCAAAATTCTCTGGCACTCCACCAATCAGAAAGCCCGGGGGCAATCCTGCATACTCCAGAATCCATGCGAGCATGCTTGAAGTAGAGGTTTTACCGTGTGTACCAGATACGGCCAGTACCCAGCGCCCCTGCAGTACATGCTCTGATAACCACTGTGGGCCTGATGTGTATGGAATCCCCTGCTCCAGCACATATTCAACGGCTCTGTTTCCACGGCTCATTGCATTGCCAATCACCACCATATCAGGCGCTGGATCCAGATGATCTGCCTCATACCCCTCCTGCAGAGTAATCCCCGCCTCCTCCAACTGGGTGCTCATGGGAGGGTAAACATTGGCATCAGAACCAGAAACAGTATGGCCTGACGCACGCGCCAGCAAGGCAATGCCGCCCATGAAAGTGCCACAGATTCCAAGAATATGGATATGCATCCCCTTATGTTACCTTATGCGCCATGAACATACTTTATGGAATCCCCAGCTGTGCACCCAGAGATCTGGAGATATTTTTATGATTCGCTCCATTTGGTTAGCTTGCTTGCTGATCCCTACAGTGGCTAGTGCTGTACAGATTCAGGTTTTTACCACTGTCCTGCCGCTCAAGTCATTGGCCGAGAAAATTGGTGGAGAGCATGTAAATGTCACCTCAATGGTAGGCTCAGGAGATGATCCACATACTTTTAGTCCCACTTCTCAACAAATTGCCAGACTGGCACAAGCTGATCTATATATAACTGCAGGAATTGAATTTGAGAAAGCCTGGATGGAGAGGATAAAATCCACCAACTCTGAGATGGAGATTATTGGTGACAGTAATGGCCATGAACATGAACATGAACACGAACACGAACTAGACCCACACCCCTGGACCAGCCCGCTATTAGCCATGAATATGGCTGATACAATTAGCGATGCATTAATCAGGATAGACCCAAACAACCATAAATTTTACGACAAAAACAGGTACTCTCTACAAGCTGAACTCAGCTTGCTGGACCAGGAGATTCAGAAACAGCTAAAAAATCTGAAGCAGAGAAAATTTATGGTTTTCCACCCTGCCTGGGGCCATTTTGCAGAACGGTACGGGCTAACTCAGATCTCAATAGAGCATGAGGGAAAAGAGCCTGGTGCTCGTGCACTCGTAGAATTGATCAGAGAGGCCAGAAAGGAGAAGATCAGGGTAATTTTTGTTCAGCCACAACTTAGCAAGCGTGCTGCTGAACAGATTGCAGATGCAATTGGCGGCCGTGTTGTACCTATTGACCCTCTCTCAGCAGATTACATCAATAATATGAGAAAAATATCCCAACAGCTCTCTGAGACACTGCAGTAATGAAGTCACAAGATCCACTTATCCAGATTAAAGATGTATCTTTCTCCTACGGTACAACTACCGTACTGGAGAAAATTAATCTTGAGGTAAATGATGGCGAGTTTCTGGGCATTGTCGGCCCCAACGCAGGAGGGAAAAGCACTCTGCTTAAACTGGCTCTCGGCCTACTCACTCCACACTCCGGAACAATCAGGATTTTGGGAAAGAGACCTCACAAGGCACGATCTCAAATCGGCTATGTGCCACAATATCCAAGCTTTTCAAAAGAGTTTCCTATCACTGTAGAACAGTTGGTGCTGTTGGGGAGGCTGGGTACAAGCTGCAAACAGGGGTTTCTCCATGCGCTTAAACCGGGAGGATATTCAAGGAAAGATTATCAGGCAACCCGCCAAGCTCTGATAGAGGTCGAGGCAGAGGATCTTGTGCAACGTCAGATTGGGAGCCTTTCCGGTGGACAGCTACAACGTGTGCTACTGGCCAGGGCACTGGTCTCAAACCCATCAATTCTAATTCTGGACGAACCCACGGCAAATATTGATCAACGACTTGAAGGGGACATTTTCGACCTGTTAAAACGGTTAAACCAGCGCATGGCTATTTTGGTGGTATCCCATGATATAGCCTTCATCTCAAGTTATGTTACCCGGGTTGCCTGCATCAACAGAACACTGGTATGCCACCATACAGATGCCATTGATGGCGAGGTTATTCAAAACCTGTACGGTGAAGATGTGCGCATGGTGGCACATCACCATTAGGTTAGTGGAGAGATAAAGCATGAACGAATTCTTCGCTGCCCTTTCTGAATATACCTTTCTGCAATATAGCCTGATTGCCGGGCTACTAGCCAGCATTGGTTGCGGGGTTATGGGAACCTATGTGGTAGTCAAAAGGATTGCGTTCATTGCTGGAGGCATTGCTCACTCCGTTCTTGGTGGAATGGGAGCGGCCATATATTTTGGAGTAGACCCTCTCGCTGGTGCCTTGGGTGCAGCCATCATATCTGCTCTGCTGATTGGATGGATTCGCCTACAGTGGCGTGCTCAGGAAGATACTCTTATTGGAGCCATGTGGGCGATAGGAATGGCGATTGGGGTACTCTTTATCTCCAAAACACCAGGCTATCAGACCGACCTGATGAGCTTTCTGTTTGGTAACATATTGTTGGTTCCAGAATCCAGCCTCTGGTTTATGGCTCTGCTCGATACAGTTCTACTGCTGATTGTAGGTGCATACCACAGACAATTTCTTGCTGTTGCATTTGATGAGGAGTTTGCCAGACTTCGCGGCATTCCAGTTACCTTCTTCTATCTGCTTCTCCTTATCCTGGTCGCAGTGACAGTTGTACTGCTGATTCAGGTGGTTGGGCTGATTCTGGTGCTTGCACTATTGACACTACCAGCCGCAGTTGCGGGGCATTATGTAGACTCTATTGGGAAAATGATGGTGTTGGCCACACTGCTTGGCGGAGCTCTCACTGTTTCCGGACTGGCGCTCTCCTATCAACCAGACCTGCCCGCCGGCCCTACAATTATTCTACTGGCTGGCGCAGTATATGTGCTCTCTGCGATATTTACACAGTCTCGTGCAAAACGCCGAGCACGCTTGGCGGTTGAGGAGGGGCGTGGTTGAGGTTGATATAATCTCAAGACCAGACACCCAATAGTGGAGTTTCTTGGTGCCTGCTCCCAGCGCTCAAAACCGGAATAACGACAGCAATATCCGAGGCAACTACACCAGATATCACACATTAAATATACGTATTTATACGTATGGATGAGACTGCCAGTTACCAGTAGTATGTGACCATACACAAAGCCTGATAGGCAACCGCCACAATGGAGCAGTTGAAAATGGAACAGTTGAAAGAGTTTAGTCTGGTTGAGATGGCCATATGTACAGCCTGCGGAACAGCAATAGGGTTATCAGCTGTAATGATGCTCTTCTTTGTAGCAATAAGCCTGTTCAGTGGAACTACCGTATCCGCAATAGAAACCTTCATGCTTGGATAGTCTCCCAATTGGTAATACAGAGGTTATCGAGTTCTCCTGTCTAATCTTTCGATAATCACTGAGCCAGCATACTGTTTTAACAGTATGCTGGTTTTTTTATCTGCTGTGCCCCATAACTCAACGCCCACAGCACTTCTTGTATTTCTTGCCTGACCCACAGGGGCACGGCTCATTACGTCCCACCTTCTTCTCTTTGTTACGAAAGGTCTCTGGTTTTGGCATATCGCCATCTACATAGACCCACTTTCCATCTACTCTCTTAAACCGGCTAACCTCATGCGCGTAGTGTGTTCCACTCTTGTCCCGGTAACCAGCTTTGAATTCAACTATACCTGTAGCATCACCCTTGTCACCATTAGAGGTCGATATAATCTCAAGTCCAAGCCACTCCGAGTCTTGTGACCACTTCCTGGCTGCATCCAGATCATGGTCAGCTCGATGGTCCGGGTGGAGTGTATTGTGGATATAGTCAACCTCGCCTGCCACGTAAGCACTGTAACGAGAACGCATCAACGCCTCTGCAGTATCTGGAAAGGAGTCTCCCTTCAGATAAGGCTCACAACATTCGCTGTATGGTTTTCCTGAACCGCAATAACAATCACTCATCCTCTCTAATCTCCTATTTATAGGCCAAATTTGGGCCAAGCCACTTCTCTATATTTGCAACAATCATCCCTTTTCGCTCAGCATACTGCTCTACCTGATCTCGATCGATCTTGCCGACAGCAAAGTAGTGTGCCTCGGGATGGGCAAAATAGAGACCACTAACTGATGCTGTTGGAACCATTGCCCTGGACTCTGTAAGCCAGATACCAGTAGTGCTCTCTGCCTCCAGTAGCTCCCACAAAATATCTTTTTCCGTATGGTCTGGTGAGGCTGGGTAACCCATTGCAGGACGAATTCCGGAATAGTCCTCACTGATCAGCTCCTCATTAGTATGAGACTCATCAACTGCATATCCCCACAACTCCTTTCTCACTTTCTCATGGAGCCACTCGGTTGCCGCCTCCGCCAGACGATCAGCTATCGACTTTAGCATCAGTGCACTGTAATCATCATGGTCCGCCTCAAACTCACTAATCTTTTCATCTATCCCAAGACCCGCAGTCAGTGCAAAACCACCCACATAATCAACCTTGTTGGCAGTTTTTGGCGCAACAAAATCACTTAGACAGTCATTGGATCTTCCATCTGGTTGTCTGCCCTGTTTTCTCAAGTGGTGCAGCGTTGTCTTCAGCCTGCTTCGTGACTCATCCTCATAGATCTCAATATCATCTCCAACCGCATTGGCGGGAAAAAGACCAACTACCGCCTTTGCCGAGAGCCACTTCTCACCGATAATCTTCTCCAGCATAGAGCTTGCATCAGCATAGAGCTTACGAGCCTCCTCCCCCTTCTCTGCATCATCGAGAATCTTCGGATAACGACCCTTCAGCTCCCAGGCGTGGAAGAAGAAGGTCCAGTCGATATAGGGAACCACCTCATTGAGATCAATCTGCTCCAGTACCGTTACCCCCAGGGCGTTTGGTTGTACCGGCTGATAACTATCCCACTCAATCGGGAACTGGTTGGCCTGCGCCTCTTCAATCGTAACCAGACTCTTTGCACCACCCCTGGAGGCACGTCGCTGGCGAACCTCCTCATACTCATCACGTAGCTCAGAGAGAAATTCCGACTTCTGCCCCTCCGAAAGTAGCGTTGTCGCCACCCCAACTGCTCGTGAGGCATCTGCCACATGGATCACCCCATGCTCATACTCCGGCTCCGCCTTGACCGCTGTATGAGCCCTGGATGTAGTGGCCCCGCCCAGCATCAGCGGAATAGTAAATCCCTGACGCGTCATCTCACTGGCAAGGTGCACCATCTCATCCAGTGACGGGGTGATCAGCCCGGAGAGACCGATGATATCTACATTCTCCTCTCTGGCACGCTGCAGAATCGTCTCTGCCGGCACCATCACCCCAAGATCAATCACCTCATAGTTATTACACTGCAACACCACCCCGACAATATTCTTGCCGATGTCATGTACATCACCCTTCACCGTGGCCATCAAAATCTTGCCCTGACTGGAAATGGCACACTCCGCCTTCTCCGCCTCAAGAAATGGATCAAGATAGGCAACCGATTTCTTCATCACCCGGGCGGATTTCACCACCTGCGGCAGAAACATCTTGCCCGCACCAAAGAGATCGCCCACCACATTCATCCCATCCATCAGTGGCCCCTCAATAACCTTCAGTGCCTTGTCGAACTGGAGACGAGCCTCCTCTGTATCTTCATCAATAAATTCCGTAATCCCCTTCACCAGCGCATGCTCAAGCCGCTTCTTAACAGGCCAGCTACGCCACTCCTGATCCTCTTTTTTCTCCCCTGTCGAACCATCTCCAAGATATTTAGGCGCAATCTCTACCAGCCGCTCCCCAGCCTCCGGATCCCGATTAAGGACCACATCCTCGACTGCATCTCGCAGCTCATCAGGGAGGTCATCATAGACCGCAAGCTGTGCCGCATTGACGATCCCCATATCCATCCCCGCCTGAATGGCATGATAGAGAAAGACCGCATGGATCGCCTCACGCACCGGGTTGTTGCCACGGAAGGAGAAGGAGACATTAGAGACCCCACCCGAGACCATTGCATAGGGCAGGGTCTGCTTGATGCGACGGGTCGCCTCGATAAAGTCGACCCCATAATTGTTGTGCTCCTCGATGCCGGTCGCTACTGCGAAGATGTTGGGGTCAAAGATAATATCCTCTGCAGGGAAGCCGATCTCATCCACCAAAATCCGGTAGGCACGGGTACATATCTCCACCTTGCGCACCTCTGTATCGGCCTGCCCATCCTCATCAAAGGCCATCACGATCACCGCTGCACCATAGCGACGGCAGAGCTTTGCATGTTCCCGGAACTTCTCCTCCCCCTCCTTCATGGAGATAGAGTTGACGATCGCCTTACCCTGCGAACACTGCAGCCCCGCCTCAATGATCTCCCACTTGGAGGAGTCGATCATCAGTGGTGCCTTGGAGATATCTGGCTCCGAGGCGATCAGATTGAGGAAGCGCACCATCGCCGCCTTGCCATCCAGCATCCCCTCATCCATATTGACATCGACCACCTGGGCACCATTCTCCACCTGGGTTCGGCAGATATCGAGTGCCTCCTCATACTCCTCGTTGAGGACAAGACGCTTGAACTTGGCAGAACCGGTAATATTGGCCCGCTCTCCCACATTGACAAAGAGGGACTCCCTGCCAATATTCAGCGGCTCCAATCCGGCCAGACGGCACTCGTGGGGGAGATCTGGCAGTGGACGTGGACTCTTCCCCTCCATCGCCTGAGCAATGGCACGAATATGGTCAGGACTGGAACCACAGCACCCCCCAATAATATTAAGGAAGCCAGCATCGGCCCACTCACTGACATGAGCCGCCATCTGCTCTGGAGTGAGATCATACTCCCCAAATTCATTGGGAAGACCTGCATTAGGGTGAGCAGAGGTGTAGGTCTCACAGACTCGTGACATCTCCTCTGTATATTGACGCAACATATCCGGACCCAGCGCACAGTTGAGCCCCATACTTAGCGGTCTGGAGTGACGCAGACTGTTATAGAAGGACTCTGTGGTCTGCCCTGAGAGGGTACGTCCGGAGGCATCGGTAATGGTGCCAGAGATCATAATTGGCAGTGTTATCCCCCTCTCTTCAAAATA from Candidatus Thiopontia autotrophica includes the following:
- a CDS encoding ABC transporter ATP-binding protein — its product is MKSQDPLIQIKDVSFSYGTTTVLEKINLEVNDGEFLGIVGPNAGGKSTLLKLALGLLTPHSGTIRILGKRPHKARSQIGYVPQYPSFSKEFPITVEQLVLLGRLGTSCKQGFLHALKPGGYSRKDYQATRQALIEVEAEDLVQRQIGSLSGGQLQRVLLARALVSNPSILILDEPTANIDQRLEGDIFDLLKRLNQRMAILVVSHDIAFISSYVTRVACINRTLVCHHTDAIDGEVIQNLYGEDVRMVAHHH
- a CDS encoding zinc ABC transporter substrate-binding protein yields the protein MIRSIWLACLLIPTVASAVQIQVFTTVLPLKSLAEKIGGEHVNVTSMVGSGDDPHTFSPTSQQIARLAQADLYITAGIEFEKAWMERIKSTNSEMEIIGDSNGHEHEHEHEHELDPHPWTSPLLAMNMADTISDALIRIDPNNHKFYDKNRYSLQAELSLLDQEIQKQLKNLKQRKFMVFHPAWGHFAERYGLTQISIEHEGKEPGARALVELIREARKEKIRVIFVQPQLSKRAAEQIADAIGGRVVPIDPLSADYINNMRKISQQLSETLQ
- a CDS encoding metal ABC transporter permease yields the protein MNEFFAALSEYTFLQYSLIAGLLASIGCGVMGTYVVVKRIAFIAGGIAHSVLGGMGAAIYFGVDPLAGALGAAIISALLIGWIRLQWRAQEDTLIGAMWAIGMAIGVLFISKTPGYQTDLMSFLFGNILLVPESSLWFMALLDTVLLLIVGAYHRQFLAVAFDEEFARLRGIPVTFFYLLLLILVAVTVVLLIQVVGLILVLALLTLPAAVAGHYVDSIGKMMVLATLLGGALTVSGLALSYQPDLPAGPTIILLAGAVYVLSAIFTQSRAKRRARLAVEEGRG
- the mpl gene encoding UDP-N-acetylmuramate:L-alanyl-gamma-D-glutamyl-meso-diaminopimelate ligase translates to MHIHILGICGTFMGGIALLARASGHTVSGSDANVYPPMSTQLEEAGITLQEGYEADHLDPAPDMVVIGNAMSRGNRAVEYVLEQGIPYTSGPQWLSEHVLQGRWVLAVSGTHGKTSTSSMLAWILEYAGLPPGFLIGGVPENFGVSARLGNAPFFVVEADEYDTAFFDKRSKFVHYRPRTLIINNLEFDHADIFDDLAAIQKQFHHQIRTVPGNGLIIHPAGETAVDELIDMGCWTSTETIDGDWDAIRDDAAWSRFLVSLQGEPVGEVSWDLTGWHNRSNALAAIAAARHAGVPVRHAIDALAEFRNVRRRMEVKGTVNGVTVYDDFAHHPTAIRLTLDGLRGKVREDRILAIMEPRSNTMRMGVHQQSLAGSFESADRVFLVDDGSLEWDLAKSMDESIVQVTIAETVEQIVESVADWALPGDHILVMSNGGFGGIHEKLLERLEK
- a CDS encoding YchJ family protein, which codes for MSDCYCGSGKPYSECCEPYLKGDSFPDTAEALMRSRYSAYVAGEVDYIHNTLHPDHRADHDLDAARKWSQDSEWLGLEIISTSNGDKGDATGIVEFKAGYRDKSGTHYAHEVSRFKRVDGKWVYVDGDMPKPETFRNKEKKVGRNEPCPCGSGKKYKKCCGR
- the metH gene encoding methionine synthase; amino-acid sequence: MSVDRSEQLKSLMTERILILDGAMGTMIQRHKLEEADYRGERFADWHTDLKGNNDLLALTQPAIIQGIHEQYLEAGADILETNTFNGTRVSMADYDMEDLVYEINLEATRLARAAADRYSTPEKPRFVAAVLGPTSRTCSISPEVNDPGFRNITFMDLVEDYSESIDALVQGGADLLLVETIFDTLNAKAALFAIDRYFEERGITLPIMISGTITDASGRTLSGQTTESFYNSLRHSRPLSMGLNCALGPDMLRQYTEEMSRVCETYTSAHPNAGLPNEFGEYDLTPEQMAAHVSEWADAGFLNIIGGCCGSSPDHIRAIAQAMEGKSPRPLPDLPHECRLAGLEPLNIGRESLFVNVGERANITGSAKFKRLVLNEEYEEALDICRTQVENGAQVVDVNMDEGMLDGKAAMVRFLNLIASEPDISKAPLMIDSSKWEIIEAGLQCSQGKAIVNSISMKEGEEKFREHAKLCRRYGAAVIVMAFDEDGQADTEVRKVEICTRAYRILVDEIGFPAEDIIFDPNIFAVATGIEEHNNYGVDFIEATRRIKQTLPYAMVSGGVSNVSFSFRGNNPVREAIHAVFLYHAIQAGMDMGIVNAAQLAVYDDLPDELRDAVEDVVLNRDPEAGERLVEIAPKYLGDGSTGEKKEDQEWRSWPVKKRLEHALVKGITEFIDEDTEEARLQFDKALKVIEGPLMDGMNVVGDLFGAGKMFLPQVVKSARVMKKSVAYLDPFLEAEKAECAISSQGKILMATVKGDVHDIGKNIVGVVLQCNNYEVIDLGVMVPAETILQRAREENVDIIGLSGLITPSLDEMVHLASEMTRQGFTIPLMLGGATTSRAHTAVKAEPEYEHGVIHVADASRAVGVATTLLSEGQKSEFLSELRDEYEEVRQRRASRGGAKSLVTIEEAQANQFPIEWDSYQPVQPNALGVTVLEQIDLNEVVPYIDWTFFFHAWELKGRYPKILDDAEKGEEARKLYADASSMLEKIIGEKWLSAKAVVGLFPANAVGDDIEIYEDESRSRLKTTLHHLRKQGRQPDGRSNDCLSDFVAPKTANKVDYVGGFALTAGLGIDEKISEFEADHDDYSALMLKSIADRLAEAATEWLHEKVRKELWGYAVDESHTNEELISEDYSGIRPAMGYPASPDHTEKDILWELLEAESTTGIWLTESRAMVPTASVSGLYFAHPEAHYFAVGKIDRDQVEQYAERKGMIVANIEKWLGPNLAYK